A genomic segment from Gilvibacter sp. SZ-19 encodes:
- the katG gene encoding catalase/peroxidase HPI, translating to MGNNELGDLNSSDASKCPFLSGKQNTVGGGGVKNRDWWPNELKLNILRQHATKSNPMGEDFNYAEAFKSLDYDALKKDLEKLMTDSQEWWPADYGHYGGLMIRMAWHSAGTYRVGDGRGGAGTGNQRFAPINSWPDNGNLDKARLLLWPIKKKYGNKISWADLMILAGNVALESMGFPTFGFAGGREDIWEPEQDVYWGSETEWGANEDRYEGGKLEDPLAAVMMGWIYVNPEGPNGNPDPMGSAANVRETFGRMAMNDEETVALVAGGHTFGKAHGAADPGKYVGPEPHGASIEEMSTGWKNTYKSGVLEDTITSGIEGAWTPNPTQWDADYFDVLLNYDWELTKSPAGAHQWTPTAESKARMAPTAGDPNGQQALMMTTADIALKTDPAYLEISKRFHKDHKAFEDAFARAWYKLTHRDMGPKVRYLGPEVPAEELIWQDPIPAASYTLSSADEESLKKMILASGLSVSELVRTAWASASTYRDTDKRGGANGARVRLEPQRSWPVNNPEELNKVLGVLEAIQNEFSGNVSMADLIVLAGNAAVEEAARNAGHNINVPFHGGRGDATQEQTDIEQFNYLKPLGDGFRNYVNPNLDVAAEDLLVDKANLMALSIPEMTVLVGGMRVLGANYDGSKHGVFTDNVGHLTNDFFKNLVDMTYTWSAASDDDKLFEGRDRRTGQVRFTGTRADLIFGSNTELRAVAEVYAADDAEQKFVNDFVAAWTKVMNADRFDLA from the coding sequence ATGGGAAATAACGAATTAGGAGACTTGAATAGCAGTGACGCTAGCAAATGTCCTTTTCTTAGCGGAAAGCAGAACACTGTTGGCGGTGGCGGCGTGAAGAACCGCGATTGGTGGCCAAACGAATTAAAGCTGAACATACTGCGTCAGCACGCCACTAAGTCTAACCCTATGGGCGAGGACTTTAATTATGCGGAGGCCTTTAAGAGCTTAGACTACGACGCCTTAAAGAAAGACCTTGAAAAGTTAATGACGGACTCTCAGGAGTGGTGGCCGGCAGACTACGGACACTACGGAGGGCTAATGATCCGTATGGCTTGGCACAGTGCCGGTACCTACAGAGTAGGAGATGGTAGAGGTGGAGCCGGAACCGGAAACCAACGTTTTGCGCCAATCAACAGTTGGCCAGATAACGGGAACTTGGACAAAGCGCGTTTGTTGCTTTGGCCTATCAAAAAGAAATACGGGAACAAGATCTCTTGGGCAGACCTAATGATCCTTGCCGGAAACGTCGCCTTGGAATCAATGGGATTCCCAACCTTTGGTTTTGCTGGAGGACGAGAAGATATTTGGGAACCAGAACAAGATGTTTACTGGGGTAGTGAAACCGAATGGGGTGCTAATGAAGACCGTTACGAAGGCGGTAAATTAGAAGATCCACTTGCCGCAGTAATGATGGGATGGATCTATGTTAACCCAGAAGGACCGAACGGAAACCCAGATCCAATGGGCTCTGCAGCAAATGTACGTGAGACTTTTGGCCGTATGGCTATGAACGATGAAGAGACCGTAGCCTTGGTTGCTGGAGGACACACTTTTGGAAAAGCGCACGGAGCTGCCGATCCAGGAAAATACGTAGGCCCTGAGCCTCACGGAGCTTCAATCGAAGAAATGAGCACCGGATGGAAGAATACCTATAAGTCTGGAGTGCTAGAAGATACTATTACCAGTGGTATCGAAGGTGCTTGGACACCAAACCCAACCCAATGGGATGCCGATTATTTTGATGTATTGTTGAATTACGATTGGGAATTGACCAAGAGTCCTGCTGGAGCGCACCAATGGACGCCAACAGCGGAGTCTAAAGCAAGAATGGCGCCAACAGCTGGAGATCCTAACGGACAGCAAGCGCTTATGATGACCACAGCAGATATTGCCTTAAAGACAGATCCTGCTTATTTGGAGATCTCTAAGCGTTTCCACAAAGATCACAAAGCCTTTGAGGATGCTTTTGCTAGAGCTTGGTACAAACTTACGCACCGTGATATGGGACCAAAAGTTCGTTATTTGGGGCCAGAAGTACCTGCTGAGGAGCTGATCTGGCAAGACCCTATCCCAGCGGCGAGCTACACTTTGAGCAGTGCCGACGAGGAATCTTTGAAAAAAATGATCTTGGCTTCTGGTTTGAGTGTTTCTGAATTGGTTAGAACTGCCTGGGCATCTGCTTCTACTTACAGAGACACCGATAAGCGCGGAGGTGCCAATGGAGCTCGAGTACGTTTGGAGCCGCAACGCAGCTGGCCGGTGAACAATCCTGAGGAACTGAATAAAGTTCTGGGTGTACTAGAGGCTATTCAGAATGAATTTAGCGGCAATGTAAGCATGGCAGACCTAATTGTATTGGCAGGTAATGCTGCTGTAGAAGAGGCTGCTAGAAATGCAGGACATAATATCAATGTTCCTTTCCACGGCGGTAGAGGAGATGCTACGCAAGAGCAAACCGATATTGAGCAGTTCAATTACCTAAAACCACTAGGAGATGGTTTCCGTAACTACGTGAATCCTAACCTAGATGTTGCAGCAGAAGATCTGCTTGTGGACAAGGCTAACCTAATGGCACTATCTATTCCGGAAATGACTGTGCTTGTTGGTGGTATGCGTGTTTTAGGTGCGAACTACGACGGTTCTAAGCATGGAGTGTTCACAGACAATGTAGGGCATTTGACCAACGACTTCTTTAAGAACTTGGTAGATATGACCTACACTTGGAGCGCTGCTTCTGACGATGATAAATTGTTCGAAGGCCGTGATCGCAGAACCGGACAAGTTCGATTCACAGGTACACGTGCGGACTTGATCTTCGGATCGAATACTGAACTACGTGCTGTGGCAGAAGTATATGCTGCAGACGATGCCGAGCAAAAGTTTGTAAATGACTTTGTGGCGGCTTGGACCAAAGTAATGAACGCAGATCGCTTTGATCTGGCCTAG
- a CDS encoding DUF4421 family protein, whose translation MINPYNVYRSLKRPWSRFDSDNNSSIFSIRKYGPSLAFCSPLLILGLISNTLLAQEADSLQIKSYVDKIILKINLDTQNEEFLIYSDQQEQIALSTNNSLRLDLSLDYEFLGFSIGFAPNFFNSNKDDARKGSSELTDIGFRFFLGRWTQELTYQSNEGFYVENTADFIADWNANSDPYIQFPYLKRTYYGGSTAYVLNDRFSLRNIVYNTEWQLKSAGSFVPTARYGYRRISATLNQTREVENNFELDLIAAYYYTWVIHANWFIAPQLSPGIGIRFSNTTQENTTARERDTRYPLILDGGLQLGYSSERFIAGGLLNFQSIYTKTGSGSSVINDQVFARFFVGIRLDPPEFIAKQARRINEKFGL comes from the coding sequence TTGATCAACCCTTACAACGTTTACCGCAGTTTAAAGCGACCTTGGAGTCGGTTCGATTCAGATAATAATTCAAGTATTTTCTCTATACGTAAATATGGTCCATCGCTTGCGTTTTGCAGCCCTCTTCTAATTTTAGGACTGATTTCCAATACACTACTTGCTCAAGAAGCAGACAGCCTACAGATCAAGTCATACGTAGATAAGATCATCTTAAAAATAAACTTAGACACTCAGAACGAAGAGTTTCTCATCTATTCAGACCAACAAGAGCAGATCGCATTGAGCACCAACAATAGCCTGCGATTAGACCTCTCGTTAGATTATGAGTTTTTAGGCTTTAGCATTGGGTTTGCTCCGAACTTTTTTAACTCCAATAAGGACGACGCCAGAAAAGGCTCAAGCGAGCTTACCGATATTGGATTTCGCTTTTTTCTAGGCCGATGGACACAAGAACTCACCTACCAAAGCAATGAAGGATTCTACGTTGAGAACACTGCGGATTTTATTGCAGATTGGAATGCCAATAGCGACCCTTACATTCAGTTTCCATATCTAAAACGCACCTACTACGGAGGATCCACAGCTTACGTTTTAAACGATAGGTTTTCTCTCCGAAATATTGTGTACAATACCGAATGGCAACTAAAAAGCGCGGGCAGCTTTGTACCTACTGCGCGATATGGTTACCGACGAATTTCTGCAACCTTAAATCAAACCAGAGAAGTTGAGAACAATTTTGAACTGGACCTTATTGCCGCATACTATTACACATGGGTGATCCACGCCAACTGGTTTATAGCACCGCAACTCTCCCCAGGGATCGGCATACGCTTTAGTAACACTACTCAGGAAAACACAACAGCGCGAGAACGCGACACCCGCTACCCTTTAATACTCGATGGCGGTTTGCAACTCGGATATAGCTCGGAGCGTTTTATCGCTGGAGGACTCCTTAATTTTCAATCGATCTATACCAAAACTGGTTCTGGTAGTTCAGTGATCAACGACCAGGTCTTTGCGCGATTCTTTGTAGGCATCAGATTAGACCCACCAGAATTTATTGCCAAACAGGCCAGACGCATCAATGAGAAATTCGGTCTATAA
- a CDS encoding pirin family protein, with translation MNNKLLVDERQADLGNFMVGRLLPFRKKRQVGPFTFIDHMGPTKLGPGRYMDVNQHPHIGLSTLTYLFEGQIEHRDSIGSVQNIAPGDVGFMTAGKGVTHTERTPQQLRDGREFAMHGYQIWVALPPELEEMEPRFDYFPAAEIPTWQEGPITFKLAAGEAFGKKAPLQGFSPLFMVDVFSSAETTLKLAGQLCGEVAFVIVKGQINVDSQKVDAGQMLISKTDEQCEICMDANTQLLLFGGEPLRQEHFLLWNFVSSDKDKLQKAKAAWQAKKFPQVPGDDTYIPIPELKR, from the coding sequence ATGAATAACAAACTCTTGGTCGATGAACGCCAAGCCGATCTGGGGAATTTTATGGTGGGAAGGTTGTTGCCTTTCCGCAAAAAAAGACAAGTAGGCCCCTTTACTTTTATTGACCATATGGGCCCTACAAAACTTGGCCCTGGTCGTTATATGGATGTGAATCAACATCCACATATTGGGCTTAGTACACTCACCTATTTGTTTGAAGGACAGATAGAACACCGAGACAGCATTGGGAGTGTTCAGAACATTGCTCCCGGAGATGTTGGCTTTATGACTGCCGGTAAGGGCGTGACCCATACCGAGAGAACACCTCAGCAGCTTAGAGACGGCCGTGAGTTTGCGATGCACGGGTATCAGATCTGGGTGGCCCTACCGCCTGAGCTGGAAGAGATGGAACCTCGCTTCGATTATTTTCCTGCAGCAGAGATACCAACTTGGCAAGAGGGCCCAATTACCTTTAAGTTGGCAGCTGGAGAGGCCTTTGGTAAAAAAGCACCTTTGCAGGGCTTTTCTCCTTTGTTTATGGTCGACGTGTTCAGCTCCGCAGAAACCACACTAAAACTGGCCGGACAGCTATGTGGGGAAGTTGCTTTTGTGATCGTTAAAGGACAGATCAACGTTGATTCTCAAAAAGTGGATGCCGGACAAATGTTGATCAGCAAGACAGATGAACAGTGTGAGATCTGTATGGATGCCAACACCCAATTATTGCTCTTTGGTGGCGAACCTTTAAGGCAAGAACACTTCTTGCTTTGGAACTTTGTTTCTTCTGATAAAGACAAGCTGCAGAAAGCCAAAGCAGCTTGGCAAGCCAAAAAATTTCCACAAGTTCCTGGAGACGATACTTATATTCCAATTCCTGAGCTCAAAAGATAA
- a CDS encoding membrane or secreted protein — MRITFLLMALIIGTTVNAQSVIGAWENYETNAQGKQLRHVVIFADGYQVLTTYDAQSGAFVHTNGGLWSLEGNTMTETVEFHSDDASSVGKSVSFEIKLTDTSLQIVGDARVFKRIDDGTPGALSGAWLMSGRKRNGEMQERDTSRPRKTMKILSGTRFQWIAYNTETKQFMGTGGGSYTTANGKYTENIEFFSRDVNRVGASLEFDFELIDGKWHHSGFSSKGDPLYEVWSLRD; from the coding sequence ATGAGAATTACATTCTTGTTAATGGCTCTGATTATTGGGACGACTGTCAACGCCCAAAGCGTCATTGGGGCTTGGGAAAATTACGAGACAAATGCGCAAGGCAAGCAGCTGCGGCATGTGGTGATCTTTGCCGATGGTTATCAGGTATTGACCACTTATGATGCCCAAAGCGGCGCTTTTGTCCATACCAACGGTGGCCTCTGGTCATTGGAGGGTAATACGATGACAGAAACGGTGGAGTTTCATTCGGACGATGCTTCTTCTGTTGGCAAGTCCGTGAGTTTTGAAATTAAATTGACCGATACAAGTTTACAGATCGTTGGAGACGCTCGTGTCTTTAAGCGCATAGACGATGGAACTCCAGGGGCACTGAGCGGCGCTTGGCTTATGTCTGGCAGAAAGCGAAATGGTGAAATGCAAGAGCGCGATACCTCTAGACCTCGGAAGACGATGAAGATCCTCTCAGGGACGCGCTTCCAGTGGATCGCCTACAATACAGAGACGAAACAATTCATGGGAACCGGTGGTGGCTCTTATACCACAGCAAACGGAAAGTATACGGAGAACATAGAATTCTTTTCAAGAGATGTCAATCGGGTTGGTGCGAGTTTGGAATTCGACTTTGAATTGATCGATGGGAAATGGCATCATTCTGGTTTTTCTAGCAAGGGCGACCCCCTTTACGAAGTCTGGTCGCTGCGAGATTAA
- a CDS encoding putative signal transducing protein, whose protein sequence is MSEQEFETVYSGTEVRVILLKGLLAAAGVDAMVQNDYQAGITAGFGGGTPNTVRLKVHQDDLETAKGVVKDFINNQHTDEA, encoded by the coding sequence ATGAGTGAACAAGAATTCGAAACCGTATACTCCGGAACAGAGGTACGTGTCATACTTTTAAAAGGACTTTTAGCTGCCGCGGGCGTTGATGCCATGGTTCAAAACGACTATCAAGCTGGTATAACCGCAGGATTTGGCGGAGGAACCCCTAATACGGTTAGGCTTAAGGTGCATCAAGACGATCTGGAAACTGCTAAAGGCGTTGTAAAAGACTTTATTAATAACCAACATACCGATGAAGCCTAA
- a CDS encoding OmpA family protein, which translates to MKKIALIAAIALTAVSCVSKKQYAELEAKQRNTEDLLNSATVKLNSCLEEKAGLTARANSLESQVASLNATNGDLIKQIGEFTTLTQQGAANLERSLESLKEKDLTIRKLQDAVTRRDSVNLALVQSLKGVLGNLDDEDIEVSVEKGVVYVNISDKLLFKSGSYAITDRAKEVLGKVAKVVNNKPDFEFLVEGHTDTDPISRNGIKDNWDLSVLRATAVVRLLQDDFGVDPKRMTAGGRSEYVPVASNDTAEGKARNRRTRIVVLPKIDQFYNMIEDGLKDPAIND; encoded by the coding sequence ATGAAGAAAATAGCATTAATTGCCGCAATTGCCCTTACTGCGGTTTCCTGTGTTTCTAAAAAGCAATATGCCGAATTAGAAGCGAAACAACGCAACACTGAAGATTTATTGAATTCTGCAACAGTTAAATTAAACAGCTGTTTGGAAGAAAAAGCGGGTCTTACAGCTCGCGCCAACTCTTTAGAATCTCAAGTTGCCTCACTAAACGCCACCAATGGCGATCTGATCAAACAAATTGGAGAGTTCACTACCCTAACCCAACAAGGTGCAGCGAACTTGGAGCGCTCTTTGGAAAGCCTTAAAGAAAAGGATCTGACCATTCGCAAACTGCAAGATGCGGTTACTCGTAGAGATTCTGTGAACCTAGCCTTGGTACAAAGCCTTAAAGGAGTTCTGGGCAACCTGGACGACGAAGACATTGAGGTAAGTGTAGAAAAAGGAGTAGTTTACGTAAACATCTCTGACAAACTATTGTTTAAGAGCGGCAGCTATGCCATTACCGATCGCGCCAAAGAAGTGCTAGGTAAAGTAGCCAAAGTGGTTAACAACAAACCAGACTTTGAGTTCTTGGTAGAAGGACATACCGATACCGACCCAATTAGCCGTAACGGTATTAAAGACAACTGGGACCTGAGTGTACTTAGAGCTACTGCTGTAGTGCGTTTACTACAAGACGATTTTGGAGTAGATCCTAAGCGCATGACCGCAGGAGGACGTTCTGAATATGTGCCAGTTGCCTCTAACGACACTGCAGAAGGTAAGGCCAGAAACAGACGTACACGCATAGTGGTATTGCCTAAGATCGACCAGTTCTACAATATGATAGAAGACGGTCTAAAAGATCCTGCTATCAACGACTAA
- a CDS encoding glycosyltransferase family 2 protein, translating to MKTAVVILNWNGKSLLETYLPSVMAHSEGAHIYVADNASTDDSVAFVKENYPQITIIQNKTNRGYAGGYNEALKQVAEPLWVLLNSDVEVTPAWLEPMQAAFNANSDLAAAQPKILDHKNPKQFEYAGAAGGFIDKYGYPYCRGRIFDCLEEDKGQYQEPLDIFWASGACLFIRKDDFIAAGGLDERFFAHMEEIDLCWRLFHMGRTVKCIPQAVVYHLGGGTLPSMHPQKTYYNFRNSLYCLAKNLKGFTAMRRIFVRMLLDGVAGLRFLLQGKFAHLSAILRAHLDFYRNYSSISKSKPAHYRDEKYYTHSSIVWKYFVAGIRSFGKL from the coding sequence GTGAAAACTGCGGTCGTCATACTTAATTGGAACGGAAAGTCTTTGCTAGAGACCTATCTACCTTCGGTGATGGCCCACAGCGAAGGAGCACATATCTATGTAGCCGACAATGCCTCCACAGACGATTCTGTCGCTTTTGTAAAAGAAAACTATCCGCAGATCACCATTATACAGAACAAGACCAATAGAGGTTACGCAGGTGGATACAATGAGGCCTTAAAGCAGGTTGCAGAACCGCTATGGGTCTTACTCAATAGCGATGTAGAAGTAACTCCTGCCTGGTTAGAACCCATGCAGGCAGCCTTTAACGCCAATAGCGACTTGGCGGCGGCGCAGCCTAAGATCTTAGATCATAAGAATCCGAAGCAGTTCGAATATGCCGGAGCAGCAGGAGGTTTTATAGACAAATACGGCTATCCTTATTGCCGTGGACGTATTTTCGACTGTCTGGAAGAAGATAAGGGGCAATACCAGGAGCCACTTGATATCTTTTGGGCCAGTGGTGCTTGTTTGTTTATTCGCAAGGACGATTTTATTGCTGCAGGAGGTCTTGACGAGCGTTTCTTTGCTCATATGGAAGAGATCGATCTGTGTTGGCGCTTGTTTCACATGGGCAGAACTGTGAAATGCATACCGCAAGCTGTGGTCTATCATTTAGGCGGGGGAACCCTGCCCAGTATGCATCCGCAGAAAACCTACTACAACTTTAGAAATTCGCTTTACTGTTTGGCTAAAAACCTCAAAGGCTTTACCGCAATGCGACGCATCTTTGTACGCATGTTACTAGACGGTGTGGCAGGGCTGCGCTTTTTACTACAAGGTAAATTTGCCCATCTCAGTGCCATCTTGCGCGCACATCTGGATTTCTACAGGAATTACAGCAGCATAAGCAAAAGCAAACCAGCACATTACAGAGACGAAAAATACTACACCCACAGCAGTATTGTATGGAAGTATTTTGTTGCTGGGATTCGTTCTTTTGGGAAGCTTTAA
- a CDS encoding type I restriction enzyme HsdR N-terminal domain-containing protein produces the protein MQQLAFPRYEFRFKNTKNKPGVFDVVRKKFVVLTPEEWVRQHCVRYLNEALHYPLSLINVEKQLEVSGLKKRYDVVVFTPEGKIRILVECKAPSVAITQETFDQIARYNLSLQADLLMVTNGLAHYYCQLDYEHGRYNFLAELPPYA, from the coding sequence ATGCAGCAACTGGCATTTCCTCGGTACGAGTTTCGCTTCAAAAATACCAAAAATAAGCCCGGCGTTTTTGATGTGGTAAGAAAAAAATTCGTGGTACTAACCCCAGAGGAATGGGTACGCCAACATTGTGTACGTTACCTCAACGAAGCGCTCCATTACCCTTTGAGTTTGATCAATGTAGAAAAGCAACTGGAAGTGAGCGGATTAAAGAAACGCTACGATGTAGTTGTATTTACTCCGGAGGGGAAAATTCGAATTCTAGTAGAATGCAAAGCCCCTAGCGTGGCAATTACGCAAGAGACCTTTGATCAGATAGCGCGCTATAATCTATCCCTGCAAGCAGACTTACTTATGGTGACCAACGGGCTGGCACATTATTACTGTCAATTGGATTACGAGCACGGACGCTATAATTTCTTAGCAGAGTTGCCACCGTATGCCTAA
- the holA gene encoding DNA polymerase III subunit delta produces MEDVKRIVTDIRNGNFKPIYFLMGEEAYYIDQIADYIEGNALDESQRDFNQMILYGRDVSIDDIVGQSKRFPMMAERQVVIVKEAQDLSRTIEQLVSYAENPQPTTVLVICYKYKTLDKRKKLYKTLSKQGELFTSKKLYENQVPDWIRRVLKGRGYTIAPKAAQMLVEFIGTDLSKINNELEKLQLIVPVGTEISPEIIEENIGISKEFNNFELQKAIGERNIKKAYSIAQHFAQNPKNHPLVMTVALLYSFFNKLLKYHALPDPSAAPKVLGVNPYFIKDYQVAARNYPMKRVSAIIKGIRAVDMKSKGVGAHNMSQGDLLKELLITIFDH; encoded by the coding sequence ATGGAAGACGTAAAGCGCATAGTGACCGATATTAGAAACGGCAATTTTAAACCCATTTACTTTTTAATGGGAGAGGAGGCCTATTATATCGATCAGATCGCAGACTATATAGAGGGCAATGCGCTAGATGAGTCTCAACGCGACTTTAACCAAATGATCCTTTACGGCAGAGATGTTAGTATTGATGATATTGTTGGGCAGTCCAAGCGTTTTCCTATGATGGCAGAGCGCCAAGTGGTCATCGTAAAAGAGGCGCAAGACCTTTCGCGCACTATTGAGCAGTTGGTAAGCTACGCAGAGAATCCGCAGCCAACAACGGTTTTGGTGATCTGTTACAAATACAAAACTCTAGACAAGCGCAAAAAACTGTATAAGACCCTTAGCAAACAAGGCGAACTCTTTACCAGTAAAAAACTGTATGAGAATCAAGTTCCAGATTGGATCCGCAGGGTGCTTAAGGGGCGTGGATATACCATAGCGCCAAAGGCTGCTCAGATGCTTGTTGAGTTCATCGGGACCGATCTTTCCAAGATCAACAACGAATTGGAAAAATTACAACTCATAGTGCCTGTTGGCACTGAGATCAGTCCAGAGATCATAGAAGAGAATATTGGGATAAGCAAGGAGTTCAACAATTTTGAATTGCAAAAGGCCATAGGCGAGCGCAATATCAAGAAAGCCTACAGTATCGCGCAGCACTTTGCGCAAAATCCAAAGAACCATCCTTTGGTCATGACGGTGGCCTTGCTCTACAGTTTTTTCAATAAACTACTCAAGTATCACGCCTTGCCGGACCCATCCGCAGCACCTAAAGTACTAGGAGTGAATCCTTACTTTATCAAAGATTATCAGGTAGCGGCGAGAAATTATCCCATGAAACGCGTTAGCGCCATTATTAAAGGCATTCGTGCGGTGGATATGAAGAGCAAGGGAGTAGGGGCGCACAACATGAGCCAAGGCGATCTGCTCAAAGAACTCCTTATCACGATTTTTGATCATTAG
- a CDS encoding DUF6090 family protein, with protein MSKGKIGRYLLYALGEIVLVVAGILIALAINNANEQKKERDELLAIFSDVKADLVIDTTLVGRIIPYYEAREKLADSISKGFFTREDYKRCLPCHSMITTYVPFKLNDKGYSQLRNFNQSNENKDSLAVEIVQFYNGFINIIDEISSRVEEDTYSTLEQWRNTQPWFADILSGKLPEAYLDYISEDPEYRNRVAYFNVIACKNLLPVLRQYKTQAEEALKRLDERLVPNDQKS; from the coding sequence ATGAGCAAAGGCAAAATTGGACGTTACCTCCTATATGCCTTGGGTGAGATCGTTTTGGTTGTAGCCGGAATATTGATCGCCCTAGCTATAAACAATGCTAACGAGCAAAAAAAAGAACGGGATGAACTGCTGGCTATCTTTTCTGATGTTAAGGCAGATCTTGTCATAGACACTACCCTGGTAGGGCGGATCATCCCGTATTATGAAGCCCGAGAAAAATTGGCAGATAGCATTTCTAAAGGTTTCTTTACCAGAGAAGATTACAAGCGGTGTTTGCCTTGTCATTCCATGATAACTACCTATGTCCCTTTTAAACTCAACGACAAAGGTTACAGTCAGCTGCGCAACTTTAATCAGTCCAATGAGAACAAGGATTCCTTGGCAGTAGAAATTGTGCAGTTCTACAACGGTTTTATAAATATCATAGACGAGATTTCTTCTCGTGTAGAAGAGGATACTTATAGTACGTTAGAGCAATGGAGAAACACCCAGCCTTGGTTTGCCGATATACTCAGTGGCAAGTTGCCAGAGGCCTATTTGGATTATATATCAGAAGACCCTGAATACCGCAATCGGGTGGCGTATTTTAATGTGATAGCCTGTAAAAATCTGTTGCCGGTATTGCGTCAGTATAAAACGCAAGCGGAGGAAGCCCTAAAAAGGCTCGATGAGCGCCTGGTCCCTAATGATCAAAAATCGTGA
- a CDS encoding DoxX family protein, giving the protein MSVSKNYQTGLLVLRVGLSALMLTHGIPKLMNLFQGDMSFGDPLGIGSTLSFILVVFAEAICPILIILGLRTRLAAIPVIITMAVAAFIVHGDDPFSSMEKALMYLVGFTAIALMGGGKYTIKQLF; this is encoded by the coding sequence ATGAGCGTTTCTAAAAATTACCAAACCGGACTGTTGGTATTACGAGTAGGCCTGTCTGCTTTAATGTTAACCCATGGCATCCCCAAACTAATGAACTTGTTCCAAGGCGATATGAGCTTTGGAGACCCCCTAGGGATCGGTTCGACCCTAAGTTTCATTCTTGTGGTATTTGCTGAGGCGATTTGTCCAATTCTGATCATCTTGGGTCTACGAACTCGACTGGCCGCCATTCCGGTGATCATTACTATGGCCGTAGCCGCCTTTATAGTGCATGGCGACGATCCTTTTAGCTCTATGGAAAAAGCATTGATGTACCTGGTTGGCTTTACCGCAATTGCCTTGATGGGTGGCGGTAAATACACCATTAAACAGCTGTTTTAA
- the menA gene encoding 1,4-dihydroxy-2-naphthoate octaprenyltransferase — MAKPKAWISAARPRTLPLSIAGIIAAGALTLPSGHFDGLIFTLSIFTAIGFQVLSNFANDYGDGVKGTDNEDRVGPVRAMQSGALSATALKKGMYLTAIITLILAIALIYRAFGAEKLLYALAFLVLGIAAIIAAVKYTVGDSAYGYRGLGDVFVFVFFGLVSVVGGYFLYHQSIQITVVLAAASIGLWSAAVLNLNNMRDRESDTKAGKNTLAVKLGKQGSMNYHSFLILGGSVCAIVAQYLSWDTTGYWGLLPLVAIVLLNKHLTVARNTKDHKSLDPQLKVVALSTFGYAVLLLLANLLS, encoded by the coding sequence ATGGCCAAACCCAAAGCTTGGATCAGTGCAGCCCGCCCGAGAACGCTACCCTTATCGATTGCAGGCATTATTGCTGCAGGCGCCTTAACCCTGCCCTCCGGACATTTTGATGGACTGATCTTTACCCTGTCTATTTTTACGGCTATAGGGTTCCAGGTACTTTCCAACTTTGCTAACGACTACGGCGACGGTGTTAAAGGCACCGATAATGAAGACCGAGTTGGCCCAGTACGTGCTATGCAAAGCGGAGCGCTCAGCGCGACAGCTTTAAAAAAAGGCATGTATCTCACAGCGATCATTACCTTGATCTTGGCGATAGCCTTGATCTACCGAGCTTTTGGAGCCGAAAAACTTCTTTATGCCTTGGCGTTTCTCGTGTTAGGGATCGCCGCTATCATCGCTGCTGTAAAATACACCGTGGGCGATTCGGCTTACGGTTACCGCGGTCTGGGCGATGTATTTGTGTTCGTGTTCTTTGGTCTTGTAAGTGTAGTGGGAGGTTACTTTTTATACCATCAAAGCATACAGATAACAGTAGTTTTAGCTGCAGCTTCCATAGGACTTTGGAGCGCAGCGGTACTCAATCTAAACAATATGCGAGACCGCGAAAGTGATACTAAGGCAGGTAAGAATACCCTGGCGGTTAAGTTGGGCAAGCAAGGCAGCATGAATTACCACAGTTTTTTGATCTTGGGCGGAAGTGTCTGCGCCATAGTTGCGCAGTATTTAAGCTGGGATACTACGGGATACTGGGGCCTTTTACCGCTGGTAGCAATAGTGTTGCTAAATAAACATCTGACTGTAGCTAGAAACACCAAAGACCATAAAAGTTTGGATCCGCAGTTAAAAGTAGTGGCACTTAGCACTTTTGGTTATGCTGTACTTTTGCTCCTTGCCAACTTGCTTTCATAG